A segment of the Actinomycetota bacterium genome:
AAAAGTAGGGCAAGTAACAATTACTCGTATTTTAGACAATATAACAACACACCCTTTTTGGGGATTTATTATTCTTATAGGCATACTTGGTTTAATTTTTTGGTTGACTTATTCAATTGGAGCACCATTACAAGATATTCTTGATCAGTATCTTGTTCAAGGAAGCTCTAATTTAATTATGGAAAAACTGATAGGAGCACCAAATTGGTTTAAAGGATTATTAATTGACGGAGTTATTGGTGGTGCTGGTACTGTTCTTACATTTATTCCAATACTTTTAATATTCTTTTTAATTTTTGGTTTTTTAGAGGATGTTGGATATATGGCGAGAGCTGCATATGTTATGGACAGATTTATGCACTTAATGGGACTACATGGAAAATCCTTCCTACCACTATTTACAGGTTTTGGATGCAATGTTCCAGCTGTAATGGGATCAAGGATAGTAGAATCACCTAAAGCGAGATTACTTACAATTCTACTTACTCCTTTAATACCTTGTACAGCTCGTATGGCAGTACTGACTTTTATTACCCCGATATTTTTTGGAGGTTCAGCTGCTATGGTTTCATGGGGATTGGTTGCATTGAGTTTGGTAATTTTAGTTATATCAGGGATTTTAATAAATAAAATTGTTCTTAAAGGTGAAAAAACTGCTTTTATAATGGAAATACCTCTTTATCACATACCAAATTTGAAAACTATAGGAATTTTTATGCTAAAAAACACAAAATCTTTTTTAGTTAGAGCGGGTACCCTCATATTAATAGTTTCTATCATTGTATGGTTATTTACGACCCTTCCTACTGGAGAAATAGAAACGAGCTTTTTAGCAACTTTTGGAAAATATTTAACCCCTGTTGGAAGAATTATGGGTTTTGACTGGCGTATGATGTTAGCTTCTTTAACCAGTTTTATAGCGAAAGAGAACTTAATTTCTACATTAAATATCTTATATGGAAAAGCAAATGGAGGTGGTGGAGTAGACCTTGCTTTAAAAAAAGCAATTTCCCCATCATCAGCTCTATCCTTTTTGGTCTTTCAGATGCTTTTTATACCATGTGTAGCAACAGTGGCAACAATTAGAAAAGAAACAAACTCATGGAAATGGACAATATTTAATATAGTCTTTCTACTGGTAATTTCCACAATAGGTGGAATAATTGCTTATCAAATAGGCAACATTTTTTTAACTTAATATACAGAGTGCAGGGTGTTAAATGTTAGAAGAAATTTTAAAAATTGTTTCAAAAGATGGCTCAAATAGTTTACAAGATATTGCAAAAAAATTAGACATTAGTAAAGACTTGCTCTTACAAATGATTGAGGATTTAGAAAGGCTTGGTTATTTAAAACTTATAGAAGGAGAATGTTCCACCAAATGTGAAAGATGTCCATATACCAATAGTTGTGTAACAACTTCATATAATAAAATTTGGTCATTAACAGAAAAAGGATTTAAACTAGCCAAAAAATCTTAAATATTACTGAATTGTAAATCATATATTAGATTGTATAAAAGTTAACAAATTTAATGTTTTTAAAAGTTTTTATATTTTTTTTCAATAATAGATATCAAAAAAAATTTTTAAACTAGTTAATATCTTAGAAAGTTTTTTAAACTAATACCCCGAGCTTTTTTAAGAACCCAATTTTCCACATAATATAGTATGTAATTAATATTATAAGTATAGTAGCAATTAAAAATATAACATCTTTAAACTCAACCCTTTCTGGTCTATAAAAACTCCTTTTTTTAAAAGCTCCAAATGCTTTTGAGTCCATTGCCAAAGCTAATCTATCTGACCTTCTAATTGCCCCAACCATTAAAGTTATTGCCTGTTTGAAGAAGAATTCTATTTTGCTTTTGATGTTTTTTTCAGGCAGAACCCCTCTTATTTTTTGTGAAGCTTGAATCTGACTGAACTCATCACTTAAAAGGGGAATCATTCTGTATGCAACCAATGTTCCATAAGCAATTCTGTAAGGTATTCTCATATTTTGAACTAAGCTATCAACTAATGCAGTTACATCAGTAGTAGAAACGAATATAATAGAGAGATTAATTAGGCTAAATACCCTAATTCCCCTGGATAACCCAATCCTTAGTGCATCATTGGTTATCTTCAACTTACCAATATTAAAAATAGCAGGTATGTTGGGCATAAAATTTGTTTTATAAAATAAAATATTAAATATTGCTATGAAAGAAGCCATCGAGATTGAAAGAATCATGGCGGTAGCTATTTCCTTAAATTTCAAATTAGCAAGATACTTAGTTGATAAAACTATTATGAGTAAAAAAACTAAAGATGTTATTGGATCCATAACAATAGTTATCGCGACAAACATTGTTAGTAACGCAATTAACTTTATAGATGGATTTACAGAATGTAAAATTGATTTTTTATCTATATATTTAAAAAATATCTCACGCATTGGAATTTTCCAAACTTATAATTAGGAGAGTTTTAAGCCCCATTTTTAAATATTATGTTTAATTTTTAAAAGTAATGATTTTTAGAGTTTAAAATGCCCTCGAAACCAATATTATAAATTCATAAAAAATTTATATTATTTTTATCATAAATATTTAATTTGTAGTATTTCTGTTAATATATTAATTTATTAAGTACAAAAACTCGTCAATTGTTGTGGGAAAAGAGCCATTCTTAAAATTTAACTTTAATATTCTAGCCAAAGTTGTAACTATTGGTTCCATTAAGTAAGAATCAAATAGGAGTTTCTTGTTTTGAAATAGTTCTTTAATTTCTCCCAAAAATCTAATTTCTCCCTCAAAAAGTAAAATAACTTTTTCGGTTAGTTCGGAAACAAAGTTCATATCGTGAGTTATAACTATAATTGTTTTACCAGCACTGTTTAAATTTCTTAGAATATTCCACATCTGCTGTGAATTTTTAAAATCCTGCCCATAAGTAGGTTCATCAAATATTAATATATCCTGATCCCAAAGAAGCATAGTTGCAACTGATAATCTTCTTTTTTGCCCCTGACTTAATGAAAAGGGATTTTTTTCTTTAAATTTAATCAATTCAAATTGTTTGAGAAGGTCGTTTACTTTCTTTTTAATAAAATCTTCAGATTTATTAGCTAATCGCAGGGATAAAGCAATCTCGTTATATACAGTATCTGATAAAAATTGATGTTCTGGATTTTGAAAGACAAACCCCATCTTTTTAGAAATTTCTAATGGGTCAATTGTTAAAATATTCTTACCATATAAAGAAATTGTGCCAGACGAGGGTTTTAAAAGACCTGTTAGAATTTTTGCAAGTGTAGTTTTTCCTGAACCATTTGGACCAACAATTGCAAGAAAATCCCCTTCATCCACTGAAAATGATAGATTTTTTAAAACATATTTCTTATTCGTATAAGTAAAATTTAAATCTTTTACTTCTATTTGATTAAACTTCTTATACTCATTTTTATCTTTCTTATCTTGAGATTCCCTTTTTTCTTTTGCATTTACTTTTTTCCCTATCTTAATTTTAGTATCCTTAATATCCTTTAATAGAAGTTTAAATTTATTTGCTGCTTCATCAATGGTAAGCGGTGGTTCAATAGAAATATCTTTCTCATTAAGTTTATCTTTGAGTTTAATTCCAATCCAAAAAACAGTAGGAATCCACATTCCATATTCTTTTATTTTTAAAAAATGCTTTTTTAAAATATTACGGGGATTACCATCAGCAAGTAATGTTCCATCTGGATTTAATAGAAGAACTCTGTTGACTATATCCATAAGACCATCTAATTTGTGCTCAATTGTCAACATTGTATATTTACCTGATTGATTTAGTCTATGAATTAAATCGAATAAATCTTTAGTGCTTTTTGGGTCCAAGTTCGATGTTGGTTCATCGAAGACTAAAATATTTG
Coding sequences within it:
- the feoB gene encoding ferrous iron transport protein B, giving the protein MMNDNLLREKKKITVALTGQPNVGKSTVFNIMTGLHQHVGNWPGKTVERKEGTCKFNNYVFEIVDLPGTYSLTANSIEEIIARDFIIKNHPDVVVAIINAANLERNLYLVAELIALEVPIIVALNMIDVASSHGMRIEHKVLQSALGVSVIPMIATKGVGIKKLLKSIEDIYEEKFLYKPKIPSIREDHQEVLEKIESLIENETPEHYKTKWIAIKILEGDEEITRMMKEKLDENSWKNVHEILYKHEDAYLAVASGRYDWIGRLTRAAIIRPKVGQVTITRILDNITTHPFWGFIILIGILGLIFWLTYSIGAPLQDILDQYLVQGSSNLIMEKLIGAPNWFKGLLIDGVIGGAGTVLTFIPILLIFFLIFGFLEDVGYMARAAYVMDRFMHLMGLHGKSFLPLFTGFGCNVPAVMGSRIVESPKARLLTILLTPLIPCTARMAVLTFITPIFFGGSAAMVSWGLVALSLVILVISGILINKIVLKGEKTAFIMEIPLYHIPNLKTIGIFMLKNTKSFLVRAGTLILIVSIIVWLFTTLPTGEIETSFLATFGKYLTPVGRIMGFDWRMMLASLTSFIAKENLISTLNILYGKANGGGGVDLALKKAISPSSALSFLVFQMLFIPCVATVATIRKETNSWKWTIFNIVFLLVISTIGGIIAYQIGNIFLT
- a CDS encoding winged helix-turn-helix transcriptional regulator, yielding MLEEILKIVSKDGSNSLQDIAKKLDISKDLLLQMIEDLERLGYLKLIEGECSTKCERCPYTNSCVTTSYNKIWSLTEKGFKLAKKS
- a CDS encoding energy-coupling factor transporter transmembrane protein EcfT → MREIFFKYIDKKSILHSVNPSIKLIALLTMFVAITIVMDPITSLVFLLIIVLSTKYLANLKFKEIATAMILSISMASFIAIFNILFYKTNFMPNIPAIFNIGKLKITNDALRIGLSRGIRVFSLINLSIIFVSTTDVTALVDSLVQNMRIPYRIAYGTLVAYRMIPLLSDEFSQIQASQKIRGVLPEKNIKSKIEFFFKQAITLMVGAIRRSDRLALAMDSKAFGAFKKRSFYRPERVEFKDVIFLIATILIILITYYIMWKIGFLKKLGVLV
- a CDS encoding energy-coupling factor ABC transporter ATP-binding protein, with product MSQISVNNLTWQYDGRLKPAISNISFEVEKGEFILILGSSGSGKSTLALCLNGLIPQEMPGKFSGKVKIEGLPTDTFPLSQLTQKVGVIFQDPESQIAMLKVKDDVAFGLENRLVPLKKIKKRVKESLTSVGLLEFKDEITSDLSGGMKQKLSLASMLAPLPNILVFDEPTSNLDPKSTKDLFDLIHRLNQSGKYTMLTIEHKLDGLMDIVNRVLLLNPDGTLLADGNPRNILKKHFLKIKEYGMWIPTVFWIGIKLKDKLNEKDISIEPPLTIDEAANKFKLLLKDIKDTKIKIGKKVNAKEKRESQDKKDKNEYKKFNQIEVKDLNFTYTNKKYVLKNLSFSVDEGDFLAIVGPNGSGKTTLAKILTGLLKPSSGTISLYGKNILTIDPLEISKKMGFVFQNPEHQFLSDTVYNEIALSLRLANKSEDFIKKKVNDLLKQFELIKFKEKNPFSLSQGQKRRLSVATMLLWDQDILIFDEPTYGQDFKNSQQMWNILRNLNSAGKTIIVITHDMNFVSELTEKVILLFEGEIRFLGEIKELFQNKKLLFDSYLMEPIVTTLARILKLNFKNGSFPTTIDEFLYLIN